One region of Primulina huaijiensis isolate GDHJ02 unplaced genomic scaffold, ASM1229523v2 scaffold24871, whole genome shotgun sequence genomic DNA includes:
- the LOC140967318 gene encoding uncharacterized protein isoform X1, with product MGDTVFLADDLRSYSGEISTCRICHEEDFQRLEAPCACSGTVKFAHRDCIQRWCNEKGNTTCEICLEKFEPGYTYPPQKTKLNDTILTIRVSLEESRTGADQENEEEILETAADKSATYCRSVALVFTALLLIRHIYVVLAVGVGEYPFSLLTVLLVKISGIVFPMYILLRIFMALLDTARHHSQNGRVEFVLLVSEFGNGHVTGNEDNQEKCIVTQYFTTLVNQFVFGCTSCTHNIYC from the exons atgGGTGACACTGTGTTCTTGGCAGATGATTTAAGATCATACTCTGGAGAGATATCTACATGCAGAATATGCcatgaagaagattttcaaagatTGGAGGCCCCTTGTGCTTGTTCTGGGACTGTAAAG TTTGCACACAGAGATTGCATTCAGAGGTGGTGCAATGAAAAGGGAAACACAACTTGTGAAATTTGCTTAGAG AAATTTGAACCTGGGTATACATATCCACCCCAGAAGACAAAATTAAATGATACAATATTGACAATAAG AGTAAGTTTGGAAGAATCGAGAACTGGGGCAGATCAAGAAAACGaagaagaaattcttgaaaCCGCAGCTGATAAAAGTGCTACTTACTGCAGATCAGTGGCTCTAGTT TTCACTGCCCTGCTTCTGATCAGACATATCTATGTTGTCCTCGCCGTCGGTGTCGGAGAATACCCGTTTTCACTTCTTACT GTGCTGCTAGTCAAGATTAGTGGCATAGTTTTTCCAATGTACATTCTGCTTCGGATTTTTATGGCATTGCTAGACACTGCTAGGCATCATAGTCAG AATGGAAGAGTTGAATTTGTGTTGCTTGTTTCAGAATTCGGAAATGGGCATGTGACGGGGAATGAAGACAATCAAGAGAAGTGTATCGTGACACAATATTTTACAACTTTAGTCAACCAGTTTGTCTTCGGTTGTACATCTTGTACGCATAATATTTATTGTTGA
- the LOC140967318 gene encoding uncharacterized protein isoform X2 produces the protein MGDTVFLADDLRSYSGEISTCRICHEEDFQRLEAPCACSGTVKFAHRDCIQRWCNEKGNTTCEICLEKFEPGYTYPPQKTKLNDTILTIRVSLEESRTGADQENEEEILETAADKSATYCRSVALVFTALLLIRHIYVVLAVGVGEYPFSLLTVLLVKISGIVFPMYILLRIFMALLDTARHHSQNSEMGM, from the exons atgGGTGACACTGTGTTCTTGGCAGATGATTTAAGATCATACTCTGGAGAGATATCTACATGCAGAATATGCcatgaagaagattttcaaagatTGGAGGCCCCTTGTGCTTGTTCTGGGACTGTAAAG TTTGCACACAGAGATTGCATTCAGAGGTGGTGCAATGAAAAGGGAAACACAACTTGTGAAATTTGCTTAGAG AAATTTGAACCTGGGTATACATATCCACCCCAGAAGACAAAATTAAATGATACAATATTGACAATAAG AGTAAGTTTGGAAGAATCGAGAACTGGGGCAGATCAAGAAAACGaagaagaaattcttgaaaCCGCAGCTGATAAAAGTGCTACTTACTGCAGATCAGTGGCTCTAGTT TTCACTGCCCTGCTTCTGATCAGACATATCTATGTTGTCCTCGCCGTCGGTGTCGGAGAATACCCGTTTTCACTTCTTACT GTGCTGCTAGTCAAGATTAGTGGCATAGTTTTTCCAATGTACATTCTGCTTCGGATTTTTATGGCATTGCTAGACACTGCTAGGCATCATAGTCAG AATTCGGAAATGGGCATGTGA